One window of the Trifolium pratense cultivar HEN17-A07 linkage group LG2, ARS_RC_1.1, whole genome shotgun sequence genome contains the following:
- the LOC123906027 gene encoding deoxyribodipyrimidine photo-lyase produces MLASYLSDDDSQIMASTPSPPMSPPVNAGRIRTLKEGSGKTGPVVYWMFRDQRLKDNWALIHAVHQANKSNVPVAVVFNLFDHFLGAKSRQLGFMLKGLRQLCHQLQYTLQIPFFLFQGEAEETVSKFVRECGASLLVTDMSPLREVKKCKAEICERVSDLVTVHEVDAHNIVPLWVASEKLEYSARTIRGKINKKLSDYLVDFPNVESPTMKWGSTEDHAIDWDEIIAQVLRSGAEVPEVNWCEPGESAAMEVLMGSKNGFLTKRLGSYSTDRNNPCKPTALSGLSPYLHFGQISAQRCALEARKLRASYPQAVDTFLEELIVRRELADNFCYYQPHYDSLQGAWEWARKTLLDHASDKRQHNYTREQLEKAQTADPLWNASQLEMVHYGKMHGFMRMYWAKKILEWTRGPEEALEICIYLNDKYEMDGRDPSGYVGCMWSICGVHDQGWRERPIFGKIRYMNYEGCKRKFDVDRYIAYVNKLVGELRKRKAENLPSQKEKVLRHCNPED; encoded by the exons ATGTTAGCAAGCTACCTCTCCGACGACGATTCCCAAATCATGGCTTCAACACCGTCGCCTCCAATGTCGCCGCCGGTAAACGCAGGTCGCATTCGAACCTTAAAAGAAGGTTCTGGAAAAACAGGTCCCGTCGTGTACTGGATGTTCAGAGATCAACGGTTGAAAGACAATTGGGCTCTCATCCACGCCGTTCATCAAGCCAACAAATCCAATGTTCCCGTTGCCGTTGTTTTCAATCTCTTCGATCACTTTCTCGGTGCAAAGTCTCGTCAATTAGGGTTTATGCTTAAGGGTTTGCGTCAATTGTGTCACCAACTTCAATACACGCTTCAAATACCCTTTTTCTTGTTTCAG GGTGAGGCAGAGGAAACTGTATCGAAATTTGTTAGAGAATGTGGAGCTTCACTTTTGGTGACAGACATGTCACCTTTAAGAGAAGTGAAGAAATGCAAAGCTGAGATTTGTGAGAGGGTTAGCGATTTGGTTACAGTTCATGAAGTTGATGCTCACAACATTGTGCCTCTTTGGGTAGCTTCTGAGAAATTGGAGTACAGTGCTAGAACAATAAGGGGAAAGATAAACAAAAAGCTTTCTGATTATCTTGTTGATTTTCCGAATGTTGAATCACCAACTATGAAATGGGGTAGCACCGAGGATCACGCCATAGACTGGGATGAAATCATTGCTCAAGTGTTAAG gAGTGGAGCTGAGGTTCCTGAAGTTAATTGGTGTGAGCCTGGAGAAAGTGCTGCTATGGAAGTATTGATGGGAAGTAAAAATGGATTCTTGACTAAAAGGTTGGGAAGTTATTCCACAGATCGCAATAACCCTTGTAAACCAACCGCACTTTCTGGTTTATCTCCCTATTTGCATTTTGGACAGATATCTGCTCAAAGATGCGCGTTAGAAGCTCGTAAACTACGAGCTTCATATCCTCAA GCGGTTGATACTTTCTTGGAGGAGTTGATTGTGCGGAGAGAACTTGCCGATAACTTTTGCTACTATCAGCCTCATTATGATTCATTACAAGGAGCATGGGAATGGGCTCGTAAGACCTTACTCGATCACGCGTCTGATAAGCGACAACATAATTACAC GAGGGAGCAATTGGAGAAGGCACAAACTGCTGATCCT CTCTGGAATGCTTCTCAACTGGAGATGGTTCACTATGGGAAAATGCATGGTTTTATGAG AATGTATTGGGCGAAGAAGATACTTGAATGGACAAGAGGACCTGAGGAAGCACTTGAGATATGTATATATTTAAATGATAAG TATGAAATGGATGGGAGGGATCCAAGTGGTTATGTTGGCTGTATGTGGTCTATATGTGGGGTACACGATCAG GGTTGGCGAGAGCGTCCCATTTTTGGGAAAATTCGATACATGAATTATGAAGGGTGCAAAAGAAAATTTGATGTTGACAGATACATTGCATATGTTAATAAATTAGTTGGCGAACTGAGGAAGAGAAAGGCTGAAAATTTGCCGTCACAAAAGGAGAAAGTACTCCGCCATTGTAATCCCGAGGATTGA